In one window of Qipengyuania profundimaris DNA:
- a CDS encoding fatty acid desaturase, whose amino-acid sequence MGRPSVSTETAAGEIRQALTGLALTAAIFAAWLTIHLFAMFVFQLTWASLPLALVMAIVQCWLSVGMFIASHDAMHGSLVPGGGRINDVVGGFLLFVYAGFAWRRMRDAHFAHHKAPGTADDPDFSVDHPTRFWPWYGTFLKRYFGWQSIAFVSTVVTTYWLLLGVPVEKIVLLYGAPAIASSMQLFYFGTYRPHRHDTAGFDDKHHARSDDFGTLASLASCFHFGYHHEHHRAPHVPWWKLPAARKAMALEETKA is encoded by the coding sequence ATGGGTCGACCGTCGGTCAGTACTGAAACCGCAGCCGGCGAAATACGCCAGGCGTTGACAGGCCTCGCGTTGACGGCGGCAATCTTTGCCGCGTGGCTGACCATCCATCTCTTCGCCATGTTCGTGTTCCAGCTAACCTGGGCGAGCCTGCCGCTGGCCCTGGTCATGGCGATCGTACAGTGCTGGCTTTCGGTCGGCATGTTTATCGCCAGCCACGACGCGATGCATGGCTCGCTCGTTCCCGGCGGCGGGCGCATCAACGACGTGGTCGGCGGCTTCCTGCTGTTCGTATACGCTGGCTTCGCCTGGAGGCGGATGCGCGATGCCCATTTCGCGCATCACAAGGCGCCGGGCACCGCTGACGACCCGGACTTCAGCGTCGATCATCCGACACGGTTCTGGCCGTGGTACGGTACCTTCTTGAAGCGCTATTTCGGGTGGCAGTCGATCGCCTTCGTCAGCACGGTCGTAACCACATACTGGCTGTTGCTGGGTGTGCCGGTCGAGAAAATTGTCCTGCTCTACGGCGCACCGGCGATCGCTTCTTCGATGCAGCTGTTTTATTTCGGGACCTATCGCCCGCATCGGCACGACACTGCCGGGTTCGACGACAAGCACCACGCGCGCAGCGACGATTTCGGCACGCTGGCTTCTCTCGCCAGCTGCTTTCATTTCGGCTATCATCACGAACACCACCGCGCGCCGCATGTGCCGTGGTGGAAGCTGCCGGCCGCACGCAAGGCCATGGCCCTCGAAGAGACCAAAGCATGA
- a CDS encoding NADPH:quinone oxidoreductase family protein, translating into MKAVLSKETGGPETLVVEEIDDPTPGKGQVLIKVAACAINFPDTLIIRDMYQFKPPRPFAPGGEISGTIEALGDGVEGFAVGDKVICGVGNGGLQEKLAVDAARLFKVPEGIDLVQASALLMTYGTTIHGLKDRGDIKEGETVLVLGAAGGVGLSAVELAKAYGCRVVAAVSTEEKGETARKAGADEVVIYPRAPFDKDTSKQLANDFKAAVGEGGADIVYDIVGGDYSEPALRSIAWEGRFLVIGFPAGIAKMPLNLTLLKSCDIRGVFWGAFTAREPEKNKAHIAELFDLWKAGKISPLVSETYPIERAHEAIAKLENRGAIGKLVVTMD; encoded by the coding sequence ATGAAAGCAGTCCTGTCGAAAGAAACCGGCGGCCCCGAAACCCTTGTCGTCGAGGAGATCGATGATCCGACCCCCGGTAAGGGTCAGGTTCTCATCAAGGTCGCCGCCTGCGCGATCAATTTCCCCGACACGCTGATCATCCGCGACATGTATCAATTCAAGCCGCCCCGCCCCTTCGCGCCGGGTGGCGAAATCTCCGGGACGATCGAAGCGCTGGGCGACGGCGTCGAGGGCTTCGCAGTCGGTGACAAGGTGATCTGCGGCGTCGGCAATGGCGGTCTGCAGGAAAAACTGGCCGTCGATGCCGCACGCCTGTTCAAGGTGCCCGAGGGCATCGACCTGGTGCAGGCCAGCGCCTTGCTGATGACCTATGGGACGACCATCCACGGCCTGAAGGATCGCGGCGACATCAAGGAGGGCGAAACCGTCCTCGTGCTCGGCGCAGCGGGCGGCGTCGGCCTCTCTGCCGTCGAACTCGCCAAGGCCTACGGCTGCCGCGTGGTCGCAGCCGTCTCCACCGAAGAAAAGGGAGAGACCGCAAGGAAAGCCGGTGCGGACGAGGTTGTCATCTACCCCCGCGCGCCTTTCGACAAGGACACCTCCAAGCAGCTAGCGAACGACTTCAAGGCCGCTGTCGGCGAAGGCGGGGCGGATATCGTCTACGACATCGTCGGTGGCGATTATTCGGAGCCGGCCCTGCGCTCGATCGCGTGGGAAGGGCGTTTCCTTGTTATTGGCTTTCCCGCCGGGATCGCCAAGATGCCGCTCAACCTGACGCTGCTAAAGAGCTGTGACATCCGCGGTGTGTTCTGGGGCGCGTTCACCGCTCGCGAGCCGGAGAAGAACAAGGCCCACATTGCTGAGCTGTTCGATTTGTGGAAGGCGGGCAAGATCAGCCCGCTGGTCAGCGAGACCTATCCGATCGAACGCGCCCACGAGGCCATTGCCAAGCTGGAAAACCGCGGCGCAATCGGAAAACTCGTCGTCACCATGGACTAG
- a CDS encoding BolA family transcriptional regulator, whose product MPMAADDIVEAITTALPGAEVEMRDLAGDNDHWAAKVTAPQFAGKSRVQQHKMVYDALGGRMGGELHALQLTTQAPN is encoded by the coding sequence ATGCCGATGGCGGCAGACGATATCGTCGAGGCGATCACGACGGCGCTTCCCGGCGCCGAGGTGGAAATGCGCGATCTGGCAGGCGACAACGATCATTGGGCAGCCAAGGTCACTGCCCCGCAGTTCGCTGGCAAGAGCCGCGTACAACAGCACAAGATGGTCTACGATGCGCTGGGCGGGCGCATGGGCGGCGAACTGCACGCCTTGCAACTGACCACCCAAGCCCCCAACTGA
- a CDS encoding beta-carotene hydroxylase — protein MSIGAILLTVFLSILGMELFAWWAHKYIMHGWGWGWHRDHHEPHEKVFEKNDLYAVTFGTIVFGMFAIGYAMGWDVLWWVAFGITCYGLIYTLVHDGLVHQRYWRWVPKRGYAKRLVQAHRLHHATIGKEGGVSFGFVFARDPAKLKAELRRQRETGEAVVRESAGA, from the coding sequence ATGAGCATCGGTGCAATCCTCCTGACCGTCTTCCTGTCGATCCTCGGCATGGAGCTGTTCGCGTGGTGGGCGCACAAATACATTATGCACGGCTGGGGTTGGGGCTGGCACCGCGACCATCACGAGCCGCACGAAAAGGTATTCGAGAAGAACGATCTCTACGCCGTGACCTTCGGCACCATCGTATTCGGCATGTTCGCGATCGGTTACGCCATGGGCTGGGACGTACTGTGGTGGGTAGCCTTCGGGATCACTTGCTACGGCCTGATATACACGCTGGTGCACGATGGACTGGTTCACCAGCGGTATTGGCGCTGGGTGCCCAAGCGCGGCTATGCCAAGCGGCTGGTGCAGGCGCACAGGCTGCACCATGCGACCATCGGCAAGGAAGGCGGCGTCAGCTTCGGTTTCGTGTTCGCGCGCGACCCGGCTAAGCTTAAGGCAGAATTACGACGCCAGCGCGAGACGGGCGAGGCCGTCGTACGCGAAAGCGCCGGAGCCTAG
- the leuD gene encoding 3-isopropylmalate dehydratase small subunit has protein sequence MDKVSTIEGRAIPLGLKNVDTDVIIPAHWLKTVSREGLGKGAFETIREAPGNPFDVEDFAGAPILIAGDNFGCGSSREHAAWALLDLGITAVIAPSFSDIFSGNAFKNGILTVELPQDQVDRLLEIAADHPITIDLENQTVTTPFQDRFAFEVDPFRKHCLLEGLDEIGLTLERGAAIETHEQQRAQALPWLDAPQRRDAA, from the coding sequence ATGGACAAGGTATCGACGATCGAAGGCCGCGCGATCCCGCTGGGCCTGAAGAATGTCGATACCGACGTCATCATTCCTGCACACTGGCTCAAGACGGTCAGCCGCGAAGGCCTCGGCAAGGGTGCATTCGAGACTATCCGCGAAGCGCCCGGAAATCCTTTCGACGTAGAAGATTTTGCCGGTGCCCCGATCCTCATCGCGGGCGACAATTTCGGTTGCGGGTCGAGCCGGGAACATGCCGCCTGGGCGCTGCTCGATCTCGGCATAACGGCGGTCATCGCGCCGAGTTTCTCGGACATCTTTTCGGGCAACGCGTTCAAGAACGGCATCCTGACGGTGGAACTGCCGCAGGATCAGGTCGACCGCCTGCTCGAAATCGCCGCGGACCACCCCATCACGATCGATCTGGAGAACCAGACCGTTACCACCCCCTTCCAGGATCGCTTCGCCTTCGAAGTCGATCCGTTCCGCAAGCACTGCCTGCTGGAAGGGCTCGACGAAATCGGCCTGACGCTGGAACGCGGCGCAGCCATTGAAACCCATGAACAACAGCGCGCGCAGGCCCTTCCCTGGCTCGACGCGCCGCAAAGGAGAGACGCAGCATGA
- a CDS encoding DUF1476 domain-containing protein: protein MTDFKDRERGEESKFAFDQETAFKIAARRNRLVGEWAAGLMGLTEEETDAYKKAVVQADFEEAGDEDVIRKLLGDLTAADCDVSEADIRAKLEECAVEARRQYMSES from the coding sequence ATGACCGACTTCAAGGATCGCGAACGCGGTGAGGAATCCAAATTCGCCTTCGACCAGGAAACCGCCTTCAAGATCGCGGCACGCCGCAATCGGCTGGTCGGCGAGTGGGCCGCCGGCCTGATGGGCCTGACCGAAGAAGAGACCGACGCCTACAAGAAGGCGGTCGTCCAGGCCGATTTCGAGGAAGCGGGCGACGAGGACGTGATCCGCAAGCTGCTGGGCGACCTGACCGCCGCCGATTGCGATGTCAGCGAAGCCGACATCCGCGCCAAGCTGGAAGAGTGCGCCGTAGAGGCCCGCCGCCAGTATATGAGCGAAAGCTGA
- a CDS encoding YqaE/Pmp3 family membrane protein: protein MAILILIATILLPPLGVAAKHGLGTTTLINLVLTLLGFIPGLIHGLYVNYAR, encoded by the coding sequence ATGGCAATTCTGATTCTGATCGCGACCATCCTGCTGCCCCCGCTCGGCGTTGCGGCGAAGCATGGTCTGGGCACGACGACGCTGATCAACCTCGTGCTGACGCTGCTCGGCTTCATTCCCGGCCTGATCCACGGCCTGTATGTGAATTACGCCAGGTAA
- a CDS encoding acyl-CoA thioesterase, whose product MSAKPFAFPIKVIPSDIDFMGHVNNARYLNWVQDTVLAHWQKLAPAEEVASKAWVALKHEITYRKPAFLHDDVIAETVLEKIKGARSFYNTVIKRGEEVLAEVQSMWCCLDSETHRPARISSEVAEKFFGLKTRQPSCGE is encoded by the coding sequence ATGTCAGCAAAGCCATTCGCATTTCCGATCAAAGTGATTCCCTCGGACATCGACTTCATGGGGCACGTGAACAACGCGCGTTACCTGAACTGGGTGCAGGATACGGTGCTGGCGCACTGGCAGAAGCTTGCACCGGCCGAGGAAGTGGCGAGCAAGGCATGGGTCGCACTCAAGCACGAGATCACGTACCGCAAGCCAGCTTTCCTGCATGACGATGTGATCGCCGAAACGGTGCTGGAGAAGATCAAGGGCGCACGCTCGTTCTACAACACCGTCATCAAGCGCGGCGAGGAGGTGCTGGCCGAGGTGCAGAGCATGTGGTGCTGCCTCGATAGCGAAACGCATCGCCCCGCACGCATCAGCAGCGAAGTCGCCGAGAAATTTTTCGGCCTTAAGACCCGCCAGCCTTCTTGCGGGGAATAG
- the leuC gene encoding 3-isopropylmalate dehydratase large subunit: MASKPRTLYEKIWDAHVVERRDDGTCILYIDRHLVHEVTSPQAFEALRLAGRKVRRPDLTLAVPDHNLPTTPRTDVSGNRLPIEDPQSAAQLAALEANAPAFGIDYIDATAPEQGIVHVVGPEQGFSLPGATIVCGDSHTAAHGGVGALAFGIGTSEVEHVLATQTLQLRPSKSMEVRVEGELGPGVTPKDLILHIIGVIGTAGGTGHVIEYRGPVFERMSVEGRLTVCNMSIEGGARAGLIAPDDTVFSYLEGRPYAPRGEAWDKAVAWWKTLHSDPDAVFDKTVVIDAAVVEPTVSWGTSPEDVVPVGGNVPAPESFADPSKQTAARKSLDYMGLEPGQRIEDIRIENVFIGSCTNSRIEDLRAAADVLKGRTKAANVRWAIVVPGSGLVKRQAEAEGLDRVFTAAGFEWREPGCSACLAMNPDKVPPGERCASTSNRNFVGRQGPGARTHLVSPAMAAAAAVTGRLADVRTLAPCQAVDA, from the coding sequence ATGGCCAGCAAACCGCGCACGCTTTACGAGAAAATCTGGGACGCCCATGTGGTCGAGCGCCGCGACGACGGCACCTGCATCCTCTATATCGACCGGCACTTGGTACACGAAGTCACCAGCCCGCAGGCCTTCGAGGCGCTGCGGCTGGCGGGACGTAAAGTACGCCGACCCGACCTGACGCTGGCCGTTCCCGATCACAATCTACCGACCACCCCGCGCACCGATGTGTCCGGGAACCGCCTGCCGATCGAGGATCCACAGAGCGCCGCTCAGCTGGCTGCGCTGGAAGCGAACGCCCCCGCATTCGGCATCGATTACATCGACGCGACCGCACCCGAACAGGGCATCGTCCATGTCGTCGGGCCGGAACAGGGCTTTTCGCTCCCCGGTGCGACGATCGTCTGCGGTGACAGTCATACGGCAGCGCATGGCGGCGTCGGCGCGCTGGCCTTCGGCATCGGCACGAGCGAGGTCGAACATGTGCTGGCGACGCAGACGCTGCAATTGCGCCCGTCGAAATCGATGGAAGTCAGGGTCGAAGGCGAACTCGGCCCCGGCGTCACTCCGAAGGATCTGATCCTGCACATCATCGGCGTGATCGGCACCGCAGGCGGCACGGGCCACGTGATCGAGTATCGCGGGCCCGTGTTCGAGCGGATGAGCGTCGAGGGCCGTCTCACCGTCTGCAACATGAGCATCGAAGGCGGCGCGCGCGCCGGTCTGATTGCGCCGGACGATACGGTCTTTTCCTATCTCGAAGGTCGCCCCTATGCCCCGCGAGGCGAAGCATGGGACAAGGCGGTCGCATGGTGGAAGACGCTGCACTCCGACCCCGATGCCGTATTCGACAAGACCGTCGTGATCGATGCCGCGGTTGTCGAGCCGACCGTGAGCTGGGGCACCAGCCCCGAAGACGTCGTGCCAGTGGGCGGCAATGTGCCCGCTCCTGAAAGCTTCGCCGACCCCTCCAAGCAAACCGCCGCTCGCAAGAGCCTCGATTACATGGGCCTCGAACCCGGCCAGCGAATCGAGGACATCCGGATCGAGAACGTCTTCATCGGCAGCTGCACCAACAGCCGCATCGAGGATCTGCGCGCCGCCGCGGACGTGCTCAAAGGTCGCACGAAAGCAGCGAACGTGCGCTGGGCGATCGTCGTGCCCGGTTCCGGCCTCGTCAAGCGGCAGGCGGAAGCCGAGGGCCTGGACCGGGTTTTCACCGCCGCCGGTTTCGAATGGCGCGAGCCCGGCTGTTCGGCCTGTCTGGCTATGAATCCCGACAAAGTGCCGCCCGGCGAACGTTGCGCGTCCACCAGCAACCGCAACTTCGTCGGTCGCCAGGGCCCCGGAGCACGTACTCACCTCGTCAGCCCAGCGATGGCCGCTGCTGCCGCTGTCACCGGTCGCCTCGCCGATGTCCGCACGCTCGCCCCTTGCCAAGCGGTCGATGCCTGA
- the grxD gene encoding Grx4 family monothiol glutaredoxin, translating into MSDTNTRIADVVGSNDVVLFMKGTPLFPQCGFSSRAVAILDHCGVAYESVDVLQDMEIRQGIKTYSDWPTIPQLYVKGEFVGGSDIMMEMFEAGELQTMMDEKQVAKAES; encoded by the coding sequence ATGTCCGACACCAATACGCGCATCGCCGACGTTGTCGGCTCAAACGATGTAGTCCTGTTCATGAAGGGCACGCCGCTGTTCCCCCAGTGTGGCTTCTCGAGCCGCGCTGTCGCGATCCTCGACCATTGCGGCGTCGCCTATGAAAGCGTGGACGTTTTGCAGGACATGGAAATCCGGCAAGGCATCAAGACCTATTCGGACTGGCCGACCATTCCGCAGCTTTATGTGAAGGGTGAATTCGTTGGCGGCAGCGACATCATGATGGAAATGTTCGAAGCCGGAGAGCTTCAGACCATGATGGATGAAAAGCAGGTGGCCAAAGCCGAGTCCTGA
- a CDS encoding fimbria/pilus outer membrane usher protein: MTGGKSAGLIAGVSRLALITACLGLPYGARANEVVARQAKEPTAGQQSRSIDMSVPLVWNGRVLGDVLVQVEPDGTAAIESQSLTTQLSRLLNDAGVLRLREAIAGDPFVTSSELATAGFDINFDMSRLALVVQAIEATYRPIEPLRGRQESAEPELPTIEPANFSAYLNTSANLIYRDTGGLGPPEIFLSGAARYRNVVLEYDGGLAEGLNGRYRPYRRAVRAVYDQPESYRRWSAGDLRLTNTGRLQTPFIGGVALEKSRRVFDPFAPVVNLGGRQILLTSPSTVEVIVNGASYQTLDLQPGTYSLEDLPIQAGSNDVELVVRDATGREQVTRFDYFFEPIELEAGEDEYTFAAGVLATELDLQPRYSDDPVAIAHYRKALSDTLILGGGFQASQDVQVVSAETRFVPQVIPGSFDLQAAVSSGGGTGFAVRGGYRLIAGFGPEAIRFSASFDYNSDNFRTVSDLTDFRLESLSLNAIFSKSLSPRTSILGGANYLSRSGARDQSTVFADISHSTRHNLRFTAGVEYGTGSTFGRNFGVRASVSYFFGGRHRADASYQSRRKLARATLSRSLTNDVGSLGYSINAQSSDGSTSLDGVVDYISNRFEARASLATSGPNLGGVTDNRTARLQLGTSFAIADGVFGIGRPIQDSFLLARPHQTLRGTDVITGRSLTGGRYEAASGPLGAAVVSRLSSYNTQDVRYDIDSLEAGYDIGTGVARVDPPYRSGYEFVVGNDRFVSAVGFLQSGEEPAALMVGRITSVDDEGFEAQPFFTNSVGRFGVIGLAPGRTYVVRLNDTGQEFTIEVPMEVTGLLRLGTVRVPAKSD; the protein is encoded by the coding sequence ATGACCGGGGGTAAATCCGCCGGGCTGATCGCGGGGGTCAGCCGATTGGCACTGATAACCGCCTGTCTGGGCCTGCCCTATGGTGCGCGCGCCAACGAAGTTGTTGCGCGGCAGGCGAAGGAACCGACTGCCGGACAGCAATCGCGTTCGATCGACATGTCGGTACCGCTGGTATGGAATGGTCGCGTACTGGGCGACGTGCTCGTTCAGGTGGAGCCCGATGGAACGGCTGCCATCGAAAGCCAGTCGCTGACCACCCAACTCTCAAGACTACTGAATGATGCGGGCGTCCTCCGCCTCCGCGAAGCAATAGCGGGGGATCCTTTCGTTACCTCGTCGGAACTGGCGACTGCAGGATTCGACATCAATTTCGACATGTCGCGCCTGGCGCTTGTGGTACAGGCGATCGAGGCGACCTACCGTCCTATCGAACCGCTGAGAGGAAGACAGGAGTCCGCCGAGCCCGAGTTGCCGACGATCGAGCCGGCGAATTTCAGCGCCTATCTTAATACCAGTGCAAACCTGATCTACCGGGACACCGGCGGCCTCGGGCCACCCGAAATCTTTCTTTCCGGTGCAGCCCGCTATCGCAACGTCGTTCTCGAATATGACGGCGGACTCGCCGAGGGACTGAACGGCCGGTATCGTCCCTACAGACGGGCAGTAAGAGCGGTCTACGACCAGCCTGAATCCTATCGACGATGGAGCGCGGGCGATCTTCGGCTGACCAACACCGGCAGGTTGCAGACTCCTTTCATCGGCGGAGTCGCTCTCGAAAAAAGCCGCCGCGTTTTTGATCCGTTCGCGCCGGTCGTCAATCTGGGTGGGCGGCAGATCCTCCTGACCTCTCCTTCCACCGTGGAGGTCATCGTCAACGGCGCCTCATATCAGACGCTGGATCTCCAGCCCGGCACTTACAGCCTCGAAGATCTGCCAATACAGGCAGGGTCCAATGACGTCGAACTGGTCGTGCGGGATGCAACGGGGCGTGAACAGGTGACGCGCTTCGATTATTTCTTCGAGCCGATCGAACTCGAAGCGGGCGAGGACGAATACACCTTCGCGGCCGGGGTGCTCGCGACGGAACTGGACCTGCAGCCGCGGTATTCGGACGATCCCGTAGCAATTGCGCATTATCGCAAAGCGTTGAGCGATACGCTGATCCTCGGGGGCGGCTTCCAGGCTTCGCAGGACGTGCAGGTTGTTTCGGCAGAAACACGCTTCGTGCCTCAGGTGATCCCTGGCAGCTTCGATCTGCAGGCGGCGGTGAGCTCGGGCGGTGGCACTGGCTTCGCCGTGCGGGGTGGGTACCGCCTCATCGCAGGTTTTGGCCCAGAAGCGATCCGTTTTTCGGCCAGTTTCGATTACAACAGTGACAATTTCCGGACCGTGAGCGATCTGACCGATTTTCGCCTCGAGAGCCTTTCGCTTAATGCAATCTTCAGCAAATCGCTTTCCCCGCGCACTTCGATCCTAGGCGGTGCTAATTACCTGTCGCGATCGGGAGCGAGGGACCAAAGCACCGTTTTCGCGGACATCTCACATTCTACCAGACACAACCTGCGGTTTACCGCCGGGGTAGAGTACGGGACGGGTTCGACGTTCGGTCGCAACTTTGGTGTACGCGCGTCTGTTTCCTACTTCTTCGGGGGGCGGCACCGGGCCGATGCCAGTTACCAAAGCAGACGCAAGTTGGCGCGCGCTACGCTGTCACGCAGCCTGACCAACGATGTCGGGTCGCTAGGCTATTCGATCAATGCGCAATCGTCCGACGGCAGCACATCACTGGACGGGGTAGTAGATTACATATCCAATCGGTTCGAGGCGCGCGCATCGCTTGCAACTTCGGGGCCGAATCTAGGTGGAGTAACCGATAACCGGACCGCAAGACTGCAACTCGGCACATCCTTCGCGATAGCAGATGGCGTATTTGGTATCGGTCGTCCGATCCAGGACTCATTTCTTCTCGCCCGTCCCCATCAAACGCTCCGGGGCACCGACGTTATTACCGGACGCAGCCTTACCGGCGGCCGATACGAAGCCGCCAGCGGACCATTGGGTGCGGCTGTGGTCAGCCGCCTCTCATCCTACAATACGCAGGACGTGCGATACGATATCGACTCGCTCGAAGCTGGCTACGACATCGGGACGGGTGTGGCCCGTGTCGACCCGCCATACCGAAGCGGCTACGAATTCGTCGTTGGCAACGACCGGTTCGTAAGTGCAGTTGGCTTCCTGCAATCGGGCGAAGAACCGGCCGCGCTCATGGTCGGACGGATCACTTCGGTCGACGACGAGGGCTTCGAAGCCCAGCCGTTCTTCACGAACTCCGTCGGCCGTTTCGGAGTAATCGGGCTGGCTCCGGGGCGCACCTATGTCGTACGCCTCAACGATACCGGGCAGGAGTTTACGATAGAAGTGCCGATGGAAGTCACGGGCCTTCTTCGATTGGGGACGGTTCGAGTACCGGCGAAAAGCGACTAG
- a CDS encoding NUDIX hydrolase, protein MSTPSDPASEGIPAATVVIFRHGADDGPPEILMTIRSREMVFAGGMAVFPGGRVDPADFDLGARIGGPLDPEEAAHQIAVVRETLEETGLAIGLSGDIDAAQARAARDYLQQTGELAPVLDHFGWDLDLAQLTPFARWFPKNERIPRVYDTRFYLADLGTGAVEIEADLSENTHLFWTTAQGALDAAERGEIKVIFPTRRNLERLALFGSYAEAKAQAEAIPVRTITPYMGDRDGQTWLEIGEDLGYPVTGEPLDTVARG, encoded by the coding sequence ATGAGCACACCATCCGACCCGGCGTCCGAAGGAATTCCCGCCGCCACCGTAGTGATCTTCCGTCATGGCGCGGACGATGGTCCGCCGGAAATCCTCATGACGATCCGATCGCGCGAGATGGTGTTCGCCGGCGGCATGGCGGTGTTCCCCGGCGGCCGGGTCGATCCGGCGGATTTCGATCTCGGCGCCCGGATCGGCGGCCCGCTAGATCCGGAAGAGGCCGCGCATCAGATCGCAGTCGTAAGGGAAACTCTGGAAGAGACCGGCCTCGCAATCGGACTGTCGGGCGATATCGACGCGGCCCAGGCCCGCGCGGCGCGGGACTATCTGCAACAGACCGGTGAACTGGCGCCGGTGCTCGATCATTTCGGCTGGGACCTCGACTTGGCGCAGCTGACGCCTTTCGCGCGCTGGTTTCCGAAGAATGAGCGCATACCGCGCGTCTACGACACGCGCTTCTACCTGGCGGACCTCGGCACAGGGGCAGTCGAAATCGAAGCCGATCTGTCCGAGAACACGCATCTGTTCTGGACGACGGCGCAGGGCGCACTCGATGCGGCGGAACGCGGCGAGATCAAGGTCATCTTCCCGACCCGGCGCAATCTCGAACGTCTCGCCCTCTTCGGCAGCTACGCCGAAGCCAAGGCGCAGGCAGAAGCAATCCCGGTACGCACGATCACGCCCTACATGGGCGACCGCGACGGCCAGACCTGGCTCGAGATCGGTGAGGACCTGGGCTATCCTGTGACCGGCGAACCGCTGGACACCGTGGCGCGGGGATAG
- a CDS encoding glutathione S-transferase translates to MPNSDDIILHHYDASPFSDKVRGLLGLKGLSWKSVVTPNMMPKPDLIPLTGGYRRAPVMQIGADIYCDSQVIMAEIERRFPEPETDLGSSWPVNLWADRIWFQHSVAIIFGSLGDQVAPAFIADREKLSGRPFDVKAMAAAAEPAKAQWRAQAGWIESALASANDAFLCGDTAGIADPSAHMNIWFLASVFPDMASELLQGFDRLNEWRASIKHIGQGDRLEISGADAIRVASEAEPVEAIPEHTEAGTICRMIGKKVITSADDYGRDPIAGELIASTNQRSVIMRTDPATGTATITFPKVDFVVTEEQ, encoded by the coding sequence GTGCCGAACAGCGACGACATTATCCTACATCATTACGATGCATCGCCGTTTTCCGACAAAGTCCGCGGGCTGCTCGGCCTCAAAGGCCTCAGTTGGAAATCGGTCGTCACGCCCAACATGATGCCGAAGCCAGATCTCATTCCCTTGACCGGCGGCTATCGCCGCGCGCCGGTAATGCAGATTGGGGCAGACATCTATTGCGATAGCCAAGTCATCATGGCCGAGATAGAGCGCCGCTTCCCTGAACCGGAGACCGATCTGGGGTCGAGTTGGCCCGTCAACCTATGGGCGGACAGAATTTGGTTCCAGCACTCGGTCGCCATCATTTTTGGCTCACTTGGCGACCAAGTTGCCCCAGCTTTCATCGCCGACCGCGAGAAGCTGTCGGGGCGCCCTTTCGACGTGAAGGCAATGGCAGCCGCTGCCGAGCCGGCGAAGGCGCAATGGCGTGCTCAGGCGGGCTGGATCGAAAGCGCTTTGGCTTCTGCCAACGACGCTTTCCTCTGTGGTGATACTGCCGGCATCGCCGACCCCTCCGCACACATGAACATCTGGTTCCTCGCTTCGGTTTTCCCCGACATGGCGAGCGAATTGCTGCAAGGCTTCGATCGCCTGAACGAATGGCGAGCATCCATCAAGCACATCGGGCAAGGAGATCGGCTAGAGATCAGCGGTGCCGACGCGATCAGAGTGGCTTCGGAAGCTGAGCCAGTTGAAGCGATACCGGAACATACAGAGGCAGGAACTATATGCCGAATGATCGGCAAGAAAGTGATCACCTCAGCCGACGATTATGGCCGTGATCCCATCGCAGGAGAACTCATCGCATCCACAAACCAGAGGTCGGTAATCATGCGAACTGATCCTGCGACCGGAACCGCAACAATCACGTTCCCCAAAGTCGATTTCGTCGTGACAGAAGAACAGTGA
- a CDS encoding isopropylmalate isomerase, whose amino-acid sequence MTNKLKIAGAIGSAAIAAALLYAGKRTTDKNKPEQPGKIPSGEKPETD is encoded by the coding sequence ATGACGAACAAGCTCAAGATCGCCGGGGCCATCGGCTCTGCCGCCATCGCCGCCGCGCTGCTCTATGCAGGCAAGCGCACCACCGACAAAAACAAGCCAGAGCAGCCCGGCAAAATCCCCTCGGGCGAGAAACCGGAGACCGATTGA